In a genomic window of bacterium:
- a CDS encoding recombinase family protein: MDKAQPMTRSIAGVLEGSRGSNEAPPPLIRYCLYARKSSDESSERQVMSIDSQVKEMLELAQRDGLSIVEIKREAHSAKNAGERSVFNEMIREIRAGKFNGVVTWAPDRLARNSLDFSQIIDLLDNKLLIEVRTHTQRFTNNPNEKFMLMIVGAQGKLENDQKGLNVKRGLRAKCEMGLWPAPAMTGYLNEMRTDRKGYVIIDPVRGPIVTQMFEKVGNDGWSGRKVYRWLHEIGFKTVNNGTIWLSSVQKILRTSFYMGEFQYPAGTGKWYVGKHEPLTSKEIFQRAQEVMKRESEFRYMSKDFAFTRLMKCGLCGAGITAQEKHKQLKNGGTATYIYYGCTRTKNLDCPIAYLREEDLIVQLMALIDNMSMDALGLRKNLREDIERHNKFQAMLGAEAQKIHLRDVDLKNYAKHVLNTGTTQEKRDVLAHLKDRLILKDRRIALE, from the coding sequence ATGGACAAAGCACAACCCATGACGCGTAGTATTGCTGGTGTTCTAGAGGGGTCTCGCGGGTCGAACGAGGCCCCTCCGCCGCTCATCCGTTACTGCCTCTATGCGCGGAAGAGCTCCGACGAGAGCAGCGAGAGGCAGGTTATGAGCATCGACAGTCAGGTAAAGGAAATGTTGGAACTCGCGCAACGAGACGGCCTTTCTATCGTTGAAATAAAACGGGAGGCGCATTCGGCCAAGAACGCCGGAGAGCGCTCCGTGTTCAACGAGATGATAAGAGAGATACGCGCAGGGAAATTTAATGGGGTGGTAACGTGGGCCCCGGATCGCCTCGCTAGGAACTCTTTAGATTTTTCGCAGATCATCGATCTTCTCGACAATAAACTCTTGATTGAGGTGCGCACGCACACGCAGCGGTTCACGAACAATCCAAACGAGAAATTCATGCTGATGATCGTGGGGGCGCAGGGTAAGCTGGAGAACGACCAAAAGGGCCTGAATGTAAAACGGGGCCTTCGCGCCAAGTGCGAGATGGGACTATGGCCAGCTCCTGCGATGACCGGCTACCTCAATGAGATGCGAACCGACCGAAAAGGCTATGTAATTATAGACCCCGTGCGCGGGCCTATCGTGACGCAAATGTTTGAGAAGGTTGGTAACGATGGCTGGAGCGGTAGAAAGGTGTACCGCTGGCTGCATGAAATCGGATTCAAAACGGTAAACAATGGGACGATCTGGCTAAGTTCGGTACAGAAGATACTCCGGACCAGTTTCTACATGGGCGAATTCCAATACCCTGCTGGTACGGGCAAATGGTATGTGGGCAAGCATGAACCGCTGACATCCAAAGAGATATTCCAGCGGGCACAGGAGGTTATGAAGCGCGAGAGCGAGTTCCGATACATGTCTAAGGACTTTGCCTTCACGCGGCTCATGAAATGCGGGCTTTGCGGAGCGGGCATAACCGCCCAAGAAAAACACAAGCAACTCAAAAACGGCGGTACGGCAACCTACATCTACTACGGCTGCACGAGAACCAAGAACCTGGACTGCCCAATCGCCTACCTGAGAGAAGAAGATCTGATCGTGCAGCTTATGGCGCTTATAGACAACATGAGCATGGATGCGCTAGGCCTTCGCAAGAATCTGCGGGAAGATATCGAACGGCATAACAAATTCCAAGCGATGCTTGGTGCGGAGGCGCAAAAAATCCACCTTCGGGATGTGGATCTAAAAAACTACGCAAAGCACGTATTGAACACCGGCACCACACAAGAAAAACGAGATGTCCTCGCACACCTCAAAGATCGACTAATCCTGAAGGATCGAAGGATTGCGCTGGAATAA
- a CDS encoding RelA/SpoT domain-containing protein, with protein sequence MSAEDELQVYEPYYNSFKDEVLALLLELREQHKTTVDIYDIDWRVKSAPSIEHKITSSNGKFARLTDLQDIVGARVICHCISDTDRFDAILNEELAKKYSDIDRQPRSGKSGYRGIHYIIKKDFVINGRKEILFCEIQLRTVLQDAWAIQSHLYNYKRKAEGDADILSQVVSGILNNCENLWELVKKSTKGKEDVGSNEVSMIYEDISDKVISVGRVSAVEGIEKLISSNKSVEVDDFLDAETQHIKKVWDEAHAKAASPEQAVGILEEMELAMNPIISVGLLAIKHEKINILRRVLDKFGPIISFADRKDGYTVILSVPSASVHNAYYYLAIHALLKLSGAAIHLLLNYKVERDHNGRLYYFRVWESGAIFAPEVVHGAEKMFNRLKEDFAKNDLIKKFIAVDTDEFLSLACQFNMLFCLKAVAEEEAEGKKPWAYPNFGRFYANRISKFIERIKNREDFKKFIEEAMDEKLEVFADKFNGRIGTLAERGLGSGYFWESIKKWENER encoded by the coding sequence ATGAGCGCAGAAGACGAACTACAAGTTTATGAACCGTATTATAACTCCTTTAAAGACGAGGTACTTGCGTTGTTATTGGAGCTTCGCGAACAACACAAAACAACTGTCGATATTTATGATATTGACTGGCGAGTAAAAAGCGCTCCCTCGATAGAACATAAAATCACAAGCTCTAATGGAAAGTTTGCAAGACTTACCGATTTACAGGACATTGTTGGTGCTCGGGTTATTTGCCATTGTATCAGCGATACCGATCGATTTGATGCCATACTAAATGAAGAATTGGCAAAAAAGTATTCGGATATTGATAGACAACCGCGTTCTGGCAAGAGCGGCTACAGAGGCATACATTATATTATCAAAAAAGACTTTGTAATCAATGGCCGGAAAGAAATTCTTTTTTGCGAAATTCAACTACGAACTGTTTTACAGGATGCGTGGGCCATTCAGTCGCACCTGTATAACTATAAAAGAAAAGCTGAGGGAGATGCTGATATTCTTTCGCAAGTTGTTTCCGGAATTTTAAACAACTGCGAAAACCTATGGGAATTAGTTAAGAAAAGCACAAAAGGAAAGGAAGATGTCGGAAGCAATGAAGTAAGTATGATTTATGAGGACATATCAGATAAAGTCATCTCTGTCGGTAGAGTTTCCGCCGTCGAAGGTATTGAAAAGTTGATTTCCTCCAATAAGTCAGTTGAAGTTGACGATTTCCTAGACGCTGAAACTCAACACATTAAAAAAGTATGGGATGAAGCCCATGCCAAGGCAGCCTCCCCAGAACAGGCAGTGGGAATATTGGAGGAAATGGAGTTGGCGATGAATCCGATTATTTCCGTCGGCTTACTTGCTATTAAACATGAGAAAATAAACATCCTGCGCAGGGTATTAGACAAGTTTGGGCCCATAATTTCATTCGCCGATAGAAAAGACGGATACACCGTTATTCTCTCTGTCCCATCGGCTTCAGTTCATAACGCATATTATTATTTAGCAATTCATGCGCTACTCAAATTAAGTGGCGCGGCTATACACTTGCTACTAAATTATAAAGTTGAGCGCGACCATAATGGGCGTCTTTATTATTTTAGAGTTTGGGAAAGCGGGGCTATTTTTGCGCCCGAAGTTGTCCATGGTGCGGAAAAAATGTTTAATCGATTGAAGGAAGACTTCGCGAAGAATGACCTTATTAAGAAGTTCATTGCTGTGGATACAGATGAATTTCTTAGTCTGGCTTGTCAGTTTAACATGCTGTTTTGTCTTAAGGCGGTTGCTGAGGAGGAGGCCGAAGGGAAAAAACCATGGGCATATCCAAACTTTGGCAGATTTTATGCAAATCGTATTTCAAAGTTTATCGAGAGGATAAAAAACAGGGAAGACTTCAAAAAGTTTATCGAAGAGGCGATGGATGAAAAGCTCGAGGTTTTTGCAGACAAATTCAATGGTAGAATTGGTACACTAGCAGAACGCGGTTTGGGATCCGGGTATTTTTGGGAATCAATAAAAAAGTGGGAAAATGAAAGATGA
- a CDS encoding PAS domain-containing sensor histidine kinase: MKRKHETRIIKAGTDAAAKAGGLLLNELAYVVNKTPICIKLFDETGRLRFINQHGAEEHFLRTAEEIRDWDYLSSVDSEFIEEVKAAMLAAFKGEAREVEFKHAPGTSANEWCQGYILPLKNNSGKTIGVLFSSLDATGRKKAVEKIEKLEKAKNEFISIAAHQLQTPIAALRGYSSLLLDNKEKFVPEHQESIAAIAQAASNMSDLVNFLLKIVRAEGDAVKFNLAPVDLLEITQEVVRLLRPEINAKSQRVEISKHPDIFPKVITNHEAVKQVVQNLLSNAVRYSPPKSVIHVLLSLVNDEAQYSVKDQGIGIPKNEQSKIFEKFYRASNAKAEVPYGTGLGLSLTKSFVEACGGKIWFESEENGGTVFYITLPIVEKRKAGIETK, translated from the coding sequence ATGAAGAGAAAACACGAAACACGCATTATAAAAGCCGGCACTGATGCAGCAGCTAAAGCCGGCGGGCTACTTTTGAATGAGCTCGCGTATGTCGTAAATAAAACCCCGATATGCATTAAGCTGTTTGATGAAACGGGTCGCCTCCGATTTATCAATCAGCATGGCGCGGAGGAACATTTCTTGAGAACTGCCGAAGAAATTAGGGACTGGGATTATCTTTCTAGCGTCGATTCGGAATTTATAGAGGAGGTTAAAGCGGCTATGCTGGCAGCATTCAAAGGAGAAGCGAGAGAAGTGGAATTTAAACATGCGCCCGGTACGTCCGCGAATGAATGGTGCCAGGGCTATATCTTGCCTTTGAAAAATAACAGCGGCAAGACGATTGGCGTATTATTCTCTTCTCTCGATGCTACAGGGCGCAAAAAAGCCGTTGAGAAGATCGAGAAACTAGAGAAGGCCAAGAACGAATTCATTTCTATCGCGGCGCATCAATTACAGACACCCATCGCAGCCCTGCGTGGTTATTCCAGTCTTTTATTGGACAACAAAGAAAAATTCGTACCAGAGCACCAAGAATCCATTGCGGCCATCGCACAAGCCGCAAGCAACATGAGCGACCTGGTGAATTTCCTTTTAAAAATTGTTCGTGCTGAAGGCGATGCGGTCAAATTCAATCTCGCACCCGTCGATCTATTGGAGATTACACAGGAAGTGGTCCGCTTACTTCGACCAGAAATTAATGCCAAGTCGCAACGCGTAGAAATAAGCAAACATCCCGATATATTTCCAAAGGTCATTACGAACCATGAAGCCGTGAAGCAGGTTGTCCAGAATCTTCTATCAAACGCTGTGAGATATTCGCCGCCTAAAAGCGTCATTCACGTTTTACTGTCCTTAGTGAATGACGAGGCGCAGTATTCGGTCAAAGATCAAGGAATCGGCATACCGAAAAACGAGCAATCGAAAATATTCGAAAAATTTTACCGAGCGAGTAATGCCAAGGCCGAAGTGCCGTACGGCACCGGTTTAGGATTGTCCCTTACAAAATCGTTCGTTGAAGCATGTGGTGGCAAAATTTGGTTTGAATCAGAAGAAAACGGAGGTACTGTTTTTTATATAACCTTGCCCATCGTGGAAAAACGGAAGGCCGGCATCGAAACAAAATAA
- a CDS encoding DUF4352 domain-containing protein, which yields MEPQGSGQRGVLCLDSHILSILLHMTDNPIPPASVPPVINATIKGVLILFAIGLVIFVGITVFLESESPSVPTSLPLQKYAATVPVTTPVSSTMPTAFYGERVELVSSGRAEQFAIGKVYIIISSPEEYVSNSPFFQPGSGQKFVAVLVKFENVSEKVFGEDVGRFALVDAARFHYRAGSVGKDPGLDFERLNPGETARGYVTAIVPKEADLKTLDVHFELHGAGLAVDFKQPAIDSQPTDAQAR from the coding sequence ATGGAGCCGCAAGGCTCAGGTCAGCGTGGAGTTTTGTGTTTAGATAGCCACATATTATCAATATTATTACATATGACCGATAATCCAATTCCACCCGCATCAGTTCCACCAGTGATCAACGCAACAATAAAAGGCGTCCTAATATTATTCGCAATTGGTCTCGTAATTTTTGTGGGTATAACAGTATTTTTGGAGAGTGAGTCGCCTTCAGTGCCCACATCATTGCCTTTGCAAAAATACGCTGCAACGGTTCCGGTGACTACGCCAGTAAGCAGCACAATGCCTACGGCGTTCTACGGTGAGAGGGTCGAGCTTGTCAGCTCCGGGCGGGCAGAGCAATTTGCAATAGGAAAAGTTTATATTATCATCTCCTCGCCGGAGGAATATGTCAGCAACAGCCCGTTCTTTCAACCCGGAAGCGGTCAAAAGTTTGTAGCCGTACTGGTGAAATTTGAAAATGTTTCTGAGAAGGTATTTGGAGAAGACGTTGGCAGGTTTGCACTGGTCGATGCGGCAAGATTCCATTATCGCGCTGGTTCAGTTGGAAAGGATCCGGGCTTAGATTTCGAACGGTTGAATCCGGGCGAGACGGCGCGGGGCTATGTTACTGCGATCGTTCCCAAAGAAGCGGATTTAAAAACACTAGATGTTCATTTTGAGCTACATGGAGCTGGTCTTGCTGTAGATTTCAAGCAGCCCGCAATCGACTCTCAACCGACAGACGCCCAAGCACGATAA
- a CDS encoding DNA methyltransferase: MLATQTKTLVDLDRLKPSPEWAFANSGRSETNYITHGYHRYPAKFIPNIVKKLIEDYTEPGDVVVDPFGGCGTTLVEAKISGRKSYGFDINPVAKLISQVKITPIYPKTLENSLKKFERYIQLRPAEFSITNERLYHWFSKTTIEELNVIYSAIKSLKDYNVRRFYLCAFSHILKNCSHWLMKSIKPQVDPEKIPPKPIDVFRKHLQFMIKRNNSFFFLLKEAGRLDTPAKMRIADSTKRLPLQDHGIDLIITSPPYVTSYEYADLHQLSLLWFGNDKHFFKKWGRHIKDYNGFRKKFIGSSIRKIRRDGDLNSDIGDGIVKKLFQRDFSVAKGVTHYFLDMNKSFNEMFRILKRGGRACVIIGDTNLCGIEISNSEVATEQMQNIGFRPLEFIKREITNKMITPWRDPKSGHFTSHSNPGKKRVYQFEYILVMEKV; the protein is encoded by the coding sequence ATGCTGGCTACCCAAACCAAAACCCTTGTTGATCTTGATCGCCTCAAACCCTCCCCAGAGTGGGCTTTTGCCAATAGTGGAAGATCTGAGACAAATTATATTACACATGGATATCACCGATATCCAGCAAAATTCATTCCCAATATTGTAAAAAAGTTGATCGAAGATTATACAGAACCGGGTGATGTTGTTGTGGACCCTTTTGGCGGATGTGGGACGACTCTTGTAGAGGCCAAGATTAGTGGCCGAAAAAGTTACGGCTTCGACATTAATCCAGTGGCAAAGCTTATATCCCAAGTAAAAATTACTCCGATTTATCCCAAGACCCTTGAAAATAGTTTGAAGAAATTTGAACGGTATATTCAGCTCAGGCCTGCGGAATTCTCTATAACTAATGAGCGTTTATATCACTGGTTCAGCAAGACAACGATAGAAGAACTCAACGTAATATACTCGGCGATTAAGTCTCTGAAAGATTATAACGTAAGGAGATTTTATCTGTGTGCATTCTCGCACATTCTCAAGAACTGCTCCCACTGGCTCATGAAGAGCATTAAACCCCAGGTGGATCCAGAAAAAATTCCTCCCAAACCCATAGATGTTTTTAGGAAACATTTGCAGTTCATGATAAAACGGAATAACTCCTTTTTTTTCCTACTGAAAGAAGCTGGCCGTTTAGACACTCCTGCCAAAATGCGTATAGCAGACTCCACAAAAAGACTGCCCCTCCAAGACCATGGCATTGATTTGATCATTACATCGCCGCCCTATGTAACATCGTATGAATATGCTGATCTTCACCAGCTGTCACTTCTTTGGTTCGGTAATGACAAACATTTCTTCAAAAAATGGGGTCGCCATATAAAAGATTATAACGGATTCCGCAAGAAGTTCATCGGATCAAGTATTCGTAAAATTAGAAGGGACGGGGATCTCAATAGTGATATTGGAGACGGGATTGTTAAAAAACTTTTCCAACGAGATTTCAGTGTTGCAAAAGGAGTGACACACTATTTTCTTGATATGAATAAATCATTTAATGAGATGTTCCGCATATTAAAAAGAGGCGGAAGGGCTTGTGTCATTATTGGAGACACCAACTTATGCGGTATCGAAATCAGTAATTCAGAAGTTGCTACAGAGCAAATGCAAAATATTGGTTTTCGGCCCTTAGAATTTATTAAGCGGGAAATTACCAATAAAATGATCACTCCTTGGCGCGATCCTAAAAGCGGGCATTTTACATCACACTCAAACCCGGGTAAGAAACGAGTTTACCAATTTGAATACATCCTAGTTATGGAGAAGGTCTAA
- a CDS encoding PD-(D/E)XK nuclease family protein, with protein MLVDNIFKLVNKFAAEEDQLSANFGFILKNDTKILDAFFKTIRVSASLKDMRHTDIETQVSYDSGKSRIDIQMTVPEKYLIFLESKIVATKIDTIFRQLKKYRKILESRRADYHAVRLVYVCRNPMSPKEIRLLRKRLKLREDEFFFFSWEDLLRLASRFKQKELAKLFAEYMGDSMYNKKYIREQKIKSMADVLVIFTNQHFWEMTKQKYIAVQKNGTLDAHYVAFLRTHRDGNKRSAITHIAEVEYTETNIPRKNMLIGLPLKVKKEHLEHMKKRGIDSSGTHKHYVLKKGSLVQLAHEIPHFGNKGMLNFKTSLGELLRAHTTRDIRVLSKIK; from the coding sequence GTGCTGGTAGACAACATATTCAAGCTGGTCAATAAGTTTGCTGCGGAAGAAGACCAACTCTCCGCCAATTTCGGCTTCATTCTGAAAAACGACACGAAGATACTCGACGCCTTTTTTAAAACGATCCGCGTATCTGCCAGCTTGAAAGACATGCGTCACACCGATATCGAAACCCAGGTTTCTTACGATTCTGGTAAAAGCCGCATCGATATCCAGATGACCGTGCCAGAAAAATATCTGATCTTTTTGGAATCTAAAATTGTGGCAACGAAAATAGATACGATTTTCCGGCAATTAAAAAAATACAGAAAAATACTCGAGAGCAGACGAGCGGACTACCACGCTGTGCGGCTCGTCTACGTGTGCAGGAACCCCATGAGTCCGAAGGAAATCCGCCTTTTACGAAAGCGGCTGAAACTGCGGGAAGACGAGTTTTTCTTCTTCTCGTGGGAGGATCTTTTACGACTCGCCAGCCGGTTTAAGCAAAAAGAATTAGCCAAATTATTCGCAGAATATATGGGAGACTCGATGTACAATAAAAAATATATTCGGGAACAGAAGATAAAAAGCATGGCCGATGTTCTTGTTATTTTCACCAACCAACATTTCTGGGAAATGACGAAACAAAAATACATCGCGGTGCAAAAAAACGGTACACTTGATGCGCATTATGTTGCATTCCTGCGCACTCATCGCGACGGGAATAAGCGAAGCGCAATCACTCATATTGCCGAAGTAGAATATACAGAAACCAATATACCAAGAAAGAATATGCTTATCGGCCTGCCCTTAAAAGTGAAAAAGGAGCACTTGGAACATATGAAAAAGCGCGGAATCGACTCGAGCGGGACGCACAAGCATTACGTGCTAAAAAAGGGATCGCTAGTGCAATTAGCTCATGAAATTCCGCATTTTGGTAATAAAGGAATGTTGAATTTCAAAACTTCTTTGGGAGAATTGCTACGAGCTCATACGACTCGGGACATCCGTGTGCTTAGTAAGATAAAGTAG
- a CDS encoding ParB N-terminal domain-containing protein, whose amino-acid sequence MQNETLRSDDGGRLAVKYVPIDSLRPAPYNPRKWDETAAAQLRESITRFGMVDPLIVNAALGRENIIIGGHFRWETAKKMGITEVPVVFVKISDPEKEKELNLRLNRNTGEFDWNLLAEFDESFLAGIGFSSEELDEVFGIDENPEVFDLEKELRKLDIAQIEIRKGAVWQLGDHRLMCGDSTIEADVLKLMNGEKADMCFTDQPYLLDYLHGKKRHGKATTGFGLKRDRRYLETESLPDNFVELWMTNVAKVQKPDFSIIAYEHPKNLRALWNELEKHWKYRGTIFWHLPNRTQGFAAKYKFFNKGDIAIVGTGGNVELNDEPEEDELLQNEYEAALYATSGKPHWESYEKGKKICPTDFIEFKAADEKSSGQGIIFGTKPIEILVPYMKVLTVRGDIVIEPFGGSGSTLIAAEKLKRRCYLMEKSPVYAEVIRKRWEKLTGLKAHKIHGNK is encoded by the coding sequence ATGCAAAACGAAACACTTCGGAGCGACGATGGAGGGCGGCTGGCCGTCAAATACGTGCCAATCGATTCCCTGCGTCCCGCTCCGTATAACCCGCGCAAGTGGGATGAGACGGCAGCCGCACAACTGCGAGAAAGCATTACGCGATTCGGGATGGTCGACCCACTGATCGTAAATGCCGCACTTGGACGCGAGAATATCATTATCGGCGGACATTTCCGTTGGGAGACGGCAAAGAAGATGGGCATTACCGAGGTACCCGTCGTCTTCGTGAAAATATCCGACCCGGAAAAAGAAAAGGAGCTCAATCTCCGGCTTAACCGTAACACCGGTGAATTCGACTGGAATTTGCTTGCGGAGTTTGACGAGTCGTTCCTTGCGGGTATTGGTTTCAGTTCAGAGGAACTTGATGAGGTTTTTGGCATTGATGAGAACCCGGAGGTGTTTGACCTTGAGAAGGAACTCCGGAAACTCGACATCGCGCAGATCGAAATACGGAAAGGCGCTGTGTGGCAGCTCGGCGATCACCGCCTCATGTGCGGCGACAGCACCATCGAAGCGGACGTACTTAAGCTTATGAACGGTGAGAAAGCCGATATGTGCTTTACTGACCAGCCATATCTGCTTGATTATCTGCATGGTAAAAAGCGCCACGGCAAAGCCACGACCGGCTTTGGCCTGAAGCGCGACCGTCGATACCTGGAAACAGAATCCCTGCCGGACAACTTTGTAGAGTTATGGATGACGAACGTCGCAAAAGTGCAGAAGCCGGACTTTTCCATTATTGCCTACGAGCATCCAAAGAATCTGCGGGCACTGTGGAATGAGTTGGAAAAGCATTGGAAGTATCGGGGCACCATATTCTGGCATCTTCCTAATCGAACGCAGGGCTTCGCGGCGAAGTATAAGTTCTTCAATAAGGGCGACATCGCCATTGTAGGTACTGGCGGGAACGTGGAACTGAATGACGAGCCGGAAGAGGATGAATTGTTGCAGAACGAATACGAGGCGGCTTTATATGCAACCTCGGGGAAACCGCACTGGGAGAGTTATGAAAAAGGCAAAAAGATATGTCCGACGGATTTCATAGAATTCAAAGCCGCGGACGAGAAAAGTTCAGGCCAAGGAATAATCTTCGGCACGAAGCCCATAGAAATTCTCGTTCCGTACATGAAGGTTTTAACCGTGCGCGGAGACATTGTGATCGAACCGTTCGGGGGAAGCGGGTCGACATTGATCGCTGCGGAAAAACTGAAACGGCGGTGTTACCTCATGGAAAAGTCGCCCGTCTATGCTGAGGTTATTAGAAAACGCTGGGAAAAATTAACCGGGTTAAAAGCCCACAAGATCCATGGAAACAAGTGA
- a CDS encoding TIGR04141 family sporadically distributed protein, whose amino-acid sequence MNFHASLAKAAPLGSKNIHLGKFYKMPRRRQPTDSIYNLKIFLLKDGFGDPESIFKTPRSLHHKNIEGVGTLFYSVSHTSSPGWLSLFSSRLQGDELRKLFNASTRAVLLIKQGGRSFALTFGYGRYLIKEGVCESRFGLKVILNTVNHESLRSIDKVSIGSVPMHSRDQLSRSGAPRDFGLNFDEDLIQAVTGTPKTGYTMLGETVSGSDVLSISIPCTLESIKPLLAECLTKSASTDYRENFSWVDQVNEIDDKMQKEELDEVLIQKMRGGETDNIWLAVPEIIEWADVSGFKYSRRDNALIFHDLSLAEFFNTVSDPASISTDLLKQRQITCLRTSNEAASLEWSAFQCLYAEIDHGGNKFILTNKGWYKVDQDFVKKIDEAYHAVPTSAIDFPDYIVDRFAGRGENKGERGYNRHFCDQDRVNRVLLDGELIRYGGGYSSFEFCDIYTKSKKIVHVKRYGGSSSLSHLFQQGYASGELFKQEEFRRKVNGLLPDGFKLAEVGRELAQGEYEVIFVVINNSARELDLPFFSKVTLRSAVQRLRGLGYQVALNRVRSAKIMGA is encoded by the coding sequence TTGAACTTTCATGCCAGCCTCGCAAAAGCAGCTCCGCTTGGAAGTAAAAATATCCATCTCGGTAAATTTTATAAAATGCCTCGCCGCCGACAACCCACAGATTCAATTTATAATCTAAAAATCTTTCTCCTGAAAGATGGCTTCGGCGATCCCGAAAGTATTTTTAAAACTCCTCGCTCTCTCCATCATAAAAACATTGAAGGAGTTGGAACCCTATTTTATAGTGTCTCGCACACATCTTCGCCTGGATGGCTGTCTCTGTTCTCTTCACGTCTACAGGGAGATGAGTTGCGAAAACTTTTTAACGCTAGCACCCGCGCTGTTTTACTTATTAAACAAGGGGGCAGATCATTTGCGCTTACCTTTGGTTATGGTAGGTACTTAATAAAGGAGGGTGTATGCGAATCCAGATTTGGGTTAAAAGTCATACTGAATACAGTCAACCACGAATCGCTGCGCAGTATTGATAAAGTATCCATCGGATCTGTCCCGATGCATTCGAGAGACCAATTGAGTCGAAGTGGAGCGCCAAGGGATTTTGGACTTAATTTTGACGAAGACTTGATCCAGGCGGTTACGGGTACGCCAAAAACTGGCTATACTATGCTCGGAGAAACTGTATCCGGTAGTGATGTATTATCAATATCCATTCCTTGTACCCTGGAAAGCATCAAGCCGCTCCTTGCAGAATGCCTGACAAAATCGGCATCAACGGACTACCGAGAAAATTTCTCCTGGGTGGATCAGGTCAATGAGATTGATGATAAAATGCAAAAAGAGGAACTTGACGAAGTCTTGATTCAAAAAATGCGTGGCGGCGAGACAGACAATATTTGGCTGGCAGTGCCAGAAATAATAGAATGGGCAGACGTATCTGGGTTCAAGTATAGCCGACGTGATAATGCTTTGATATTTCACGATCTTTCCCTCGCAGAATTTTTTAATACCGTTAGTGACCCGGCTTCAATATCTACTGATCTCCTGAAACAGCGACAAATAACGTGCCTAAGAACAAGTAACGAGGCTGCAAGTTTGGAGTGGTCTGCATTTCAGTGTCTATATGCGGAAATTGATCATGGGGGCAATAAATTTATTTTAACAAATAAAGGTTGGTATAAAGTCGATCAGGACTTTGTGAAAAAAATTGACGAAGCATATCATGCGGTTCCCACGTCAGCCATCGACTTTCCTGATTATATAGTTGATAGATTCGCTGGGAGAGGGGAAAACAAGGGCGAAAGAGGTTACAACCGACATTTTTGCGACCAAGATCGCGTCAACCGTGTCCTGCTTGACGGCGAGTTAATTCGATACGGCGGAGGGTACAGTAGTTTCGAATTCTGCGATATTTATACGAAGAGTAAGAAGATAGTCCATGTGAAAAGGTATGGCGGCTCAAGCTCTCTAAGCCACCTGTTTCAGCAAGGATACGCCTCGGGCGAGCTATTTAAACAGGAGGAATTTCGCAGGAAGGTCAATGGATTATTACCGGATGGCTTCAAACTTGCGGAAGTAGGAAGAGAGTTAGCTCAAGGCGAGTATGAAGTTATTTTCGTAGTCATAAATAACTCGGCAAGGGAATTGGACCTTCCCTTCTTTAGCAAGGTAACGCTGCGCTCAGCTGTACAACGACTCCGGGGCCTTGGATATCAGGTGGCGCTAAATAGAGTCAGGTCCGCCAAAATAATGGGTGCATGA